A region from the Drosophila ananassae strain 14024-0371.13 chromosome 2L, ASM1763931v2, whole genome shotgun sequence genome encodes:
- the LOC6500774 gene encoding uncharacterized protein LOC6500774, protein MQLFVRGLETIQALEVSQDATIAGVKNQFAELHGFNSEEFSLACEGTTLANETPVTALSSFELDINIPMLGGKVHGSLARAGKVKGQTPKVEKQEKKKKKTGRAKRRIQYNRRFVNVVQGFGRRRGPNANST, encoded by the exons ATGCAGCTTTTCGTACGTGGCTTAGAGACCATTCAGGCCCTGGAGGTGTCCCAGGATGCCACCATTGCCGGTGTTAAG AACCAATTCGCCGAGTTGCATGGCTTCAACAGCGAGGAGTTCAGCCTCGCCTGCGAGGGTACCACCCTGGCCAACGAGACACCTGTGACCGCACTCAGCTCCTTCGAGTTGGACATCAACATTCCCATGCTTGGTGGTAAAGTGCACGGTTCCCTCGCTCGTGCTGGTAAGGTCAAGGGTCAGACCCCCAAGGTGGAGAAGCaggagaagaagaagaagaagactGGACGCGCCAAGCGCAGGATTCAGTACAACCGCCGCTTCGTCAACGTTGTCCAGGGCTTCGGTCGTCGTCGTGGTCCCAACGCCAATTCCACGTAA